The genomic DNA AACATGCGTGTCCAGCGGAATAATCAATTGGCGGGGATGAAAGACTGTCTGCCAAATCCCGAAATCGACGATTCCATCGGTCCGGACCATCCAGCGAAGGAACATAGCCAGGCGTTTACAGGCAGAAGTGCCGCCCATCACCGGAATACCGTTTATGCCGGAAAAGAGATCCTGCAATTTAAAAACCGGATTCGGGTAAGAGCTTGCAGCCAATGCATCTTCCAATGAATCATACCGCTGATATATCTCTTTCAACCGATCACAGAGGGCACAGAGGTCCGAATGCGTATAAAAGCGATAAAACGTATCGCGTTTGCCGGCTGGGACATCCGAAACCAGTTCCCAGTATCGGCCGGACAATACCCATTCGTAAGGACTTCCACCCATCCGGCTATGTAACCAGTCCGCCTTGCGGAGGATCAGTTCCCTGCGTCCATAAGAGATCCAGGAAGTGATAAAAGCGGATATTTCGATATCCCGTTTCTCCGTAAACCGATGAGGAAACTGAACCGGATCATCGGGTATAAAAGACCTCACATTATAGATCCCGGCCCATTCCTTCAATTTCGCTTTCAGTTGTTCGTCCATCCCTTACTTCATCTTTAAGAAATACTGACGCCGGTCTTCGGGATAATGCTCGATGGCATAGCGAAGAGCCGTACGCGGAAGCTGTGTCGCATAACGTTCCAGAAAGTCGGTGAGGGTATCCCGATCTCTTTTGCCCACCTCGCGGAGCATCCAGCCTACGGCTTTATGCATCAAATCATGTTTATGCGTCATCAACCGTTCGGCCAACGCCAGCGTATCGGTAAAATCCGAACGGCGGATAAACGCCCAAGTACAGACGATCGAAATCCGCTGTTCCCAAAGATTATCGCTGGCAGCCAGTTCATACAGGACGGAACGGTCCCGGTTCACCAAATATTCGCCGACAATATCCCGGCAGGACAAATCCACCAAATCCCAATTATTGCAGCGGCGGGTATTCTTCAAATAGAAACGATACATCTTTTCCCGTTCAGCTTCCGGTGTCTTCTTATCCTGAAAACGGTAGACCAAAACCAACAGGGCGCAAAGACGGGCCTCATGCCAGGGACTATCCAACAAGCGCTGCAATTCATCGAGAGGCATCGCTTTGTTAGCTTTCGCTATACTGCGAGTTTGCGGAACGACAACCCCTAAAAAGCGGTCGCCTTCGCCATATTGCCCCGGTCCGGTCTTGAAAAATCGGCTCAGATGGGCCGCCTTTTCGGGTGAACCGACCGATTGCAGTTCACTCAGCACAAACTCCGCCGTCATGGACGCAGCACCCGTGACACAGGACGGTCGCCTTCCAAGAATCCGATTACATTGTTGCAAACCGTACGCGCCATGATAATACGCGTTTCCAGTGTCTGCGTCCCAATATGGGGCGTAAGGACGACATTTTCCATTTCCAGCAACTCCGGCGAGGGATAATCGCCGAACTCGAATACATCCAGACCGGCACCATGAATCGTCCCGTCTTTCAACGCCTGCACCAAAGCCTTTTCATCGACCAAAGGACCGCGGCCAGTGTTGATCAGGACGGCCGTCGGTTTCATTTGTTTCAATTCGGCTTCACCGATGATATGGTAGGTTTCCGGTGTATAAGGGGCATTCAGAGAGACGAAATCGGATTGGGAGAGGAGCTCCTCCTTGGAAACGTATGTCACGTTCAGCTTTGTCTCTTCTTCGACATACAGTTGCCGACGGTTATGATAGAGGACTTCCATACCACAGGCATTCGCCCGGCGAGCAAGGGCCTTTCCGATACGTCCCATACCGATAATCCCCAATGTCTTCCCAGTCACATTAATGCCTAAATTCTCCAAGACGCCGACTTTCATGCCAAGACCTTCCCGGCGCAGCTTACGGTCGCATTCGGTAATGCGGCGTGCCACATCGAGCATCAGGCCGAGTGCGAGATTAGCGGTAGGGGCCGTCACGGGGTCGGGGGTATTGGCAACCGTGATTCCTTTCTCAAGGCAGTAGGCGACATCGATATTATTGTAACCGACGGCATAGTTTGCCACCATTTTCAGTTTGGAGGCATGGTCGATCAATTCCTTGTTTACCGGGAAATCGAACATCGAGCACAACACGTCATACTCCGGAATCATCTCTAAAACTTCTTCGTACGTGAAATCTCTTCCTTCGGGAAAAGTAACCTCATACTTGCTTTCCAGCTCGGTAAAACCTTCGCGGAACATGTCGTAAGTAACTAATATCTTTGTCATAACTATTCTTTTTAAATTTGCAAAAATATAAAATTATCCGATGTTCACTTCTTTTCATGGTCACGGATAAACCGGACGGCTAAAGGGAAAGCGGCGGCGCACATACTGCCGTGGTCGAAACCGCCCAACTCGTAAAGGGTCACATCAGGATGGCCGAGCAGTTTGAAAAGGCGGTAGAAATAGGCGGACTCTTCGTAACGGCCATACAATTCCTTTTCACGGTCACCGGAAAGGATCAGAATAGGGGCGCAATCATTCCGGACATGGTACAAGGGAGCCGTTTCGTCGATTGTCGGCTGCAAAGGTTTCAACCCTCGCTGGTTGCGGGTTTCGAAATGAGTGATTACCTGGCCGCTGAAAGGGATGATCCCGGCAAGCTTGTCGGCATCTTTCCCATAACGCGCCAACAGCTTCTTATCCAATCCGACCATATCGACCAGATATCCGCCTGCAGAATGGCCGGCAATATAGATGGAGGAGGTGTCGCCTCCGTATTTTCCTATATTATCGAATACCCAAGCAACGGCGGCAGCGGCATCATCGACGATCTCCATCGTCTTCACATGCGGAGACAAACGGTATTCGACACCTACGACTACCATGCCGTCCGTTAATAACCCGGAAGGGATTTCACGACTCCCGCCGGTCAAACCGCCGCCATGAAACCAAACCACGACCGGCGCATTTTGTACATCCGGCTGGTAAGCAATATCCAGACGACACATTTTAGAAGCATATTCATCACCTGTATTTCCACGGTACGGGACATTACGATCATAGGAATAATTAGCAACGATAGCCATCACAGCAAACCAGGCAAGCAGAAAGGTTAATCCGATTTTATTCGTCATATTATACACTAAATTTGAATTGATTAAACACAAAAAACATCCTCCAAATGTAATCAGCTTTTTACAACTAAACAAACAATCTGCCATTTCGCACAGGGCAACCGCATCAAAATCATAAAGCGTCCATCCGTTTTCGCCACCGATACGGACT from Parabacteroides merdae ATCC 43184 includes the following:
- a CDS encoding alpha/beta hydrolase, with protein sequence MTNKIGLTFLLAWFAVMAIVANYSYDRNVPYRGNTGDEYASKMCRLDIAYQPDVQNAPVVVWFHGGGLTGGSREIPSGLLTDGMVVVGVEYRLSPHVKTMEIVDDAAAAVAWVFDNIGKYGGDTSSIYIAGHSAGGYLVDMVGLDKKLLARYGKDADKLAGIIPFSGQVITHFETRNQRGLKPLQPTIDETAPLYHVRNDCAPILILSGDREKELYGRYEESAYFYRLFKLLGHPDVTLYELGGFDHGSMCAAAFPLAVRFIRDHEKK
- a CDS encoding TIGR02757 family protein; this encodes MDEQLKAKLKEWAGIYNVRSFIPDDPVQFPHRFTEKRDIEISAFITSWISYGRRELILRKADWLHSRMGGSPYEWVLSGRYWELVSDVPAGKRDTFYRFYTHSDLCALCDRLKEIYQRYDSLEDALAASSYPNPVFKLQDLFSGINGIPVMGGTSACKRLAMFLRWMVRTDGIVDFGIWQTVFHPRQLIIPLDTHVHQISLELGLTQQRTATLKTALEITEALSHIFPDDPCLGDFALFGYDINKGK
- a CDS encoding DNA alkylation repair protein — its product is MTAEFVLSELQSVGSPEKAAHLSRFFKTGPGQYGEGDRFLGVVVPQTRSIAKANKAMPLDELQRLLDSPWHEARLCALLVLVYRFQDKKTPEAEREKMYRFYLKNTRRCNNWDLVDLSCRDIVGEYLVNRDRSVLYELAASDNLWEQRISIVCTWAFIRRSDFTDTLALAERLMTHKHDLMHKAVGWMLREVGKRDRDTLTDFLERYATQLPRTALRYAIEHYPEDRRQYFLKMK
- a CDS encoding 2-hydroxyacid dehydrogenase family protein, with the translated sequence MTKILVTYDMFREGFTELESKYEVTFPEGRDFTYEEVLEMIPEYDVLCSMFDFPVNKELIDHASKLKMVANYAVGYNNIDVAYCLEKGITVANTPDPVTAPTANLALGLMLDVARRITECDRKLRREGLGMKVGVLENLGINVTGKTLGIIGMGRIGKALARRANACGMEVLYHNRRQLYVEEETKLNVTYVSKEELLSQSDFVSLNAPYTPETYHIIGEAELKQMKPTAVLINTGRGPLVDEKALVQALKDGTIHGAGLDVFEFGDYPSPELLEMENVVLTPHIGTQTLETRIIMARTVCNNVIGFLEGDRPVSRVLRP